In the genome of Chiroxiphia lanceolata isolate bChiLan1 chromosome 5, bChiLan1.pri, whole genome shotgun sequence, the window CCAGTGAAAAAAAACAGAGTACTCAgagtgttgccagcaggtcaagcGAGGGGATCTTTCCCCTCAActcagcactggggaggccacatctacagtgctgtgtccagttctggccAACCAGtacaggagagacatggatgTACAGGAGAGACCTGGATATACAGGAGCTAGTCCATGAAAATGATTAAGGGATTAGGGCAACTGCcatatgaggagaggctgagagaccTGGGGCTGTTcatgctggagaagagaaggctcagggggatctTATGGAAGTGCAGAAATACCTGATGGGAGGCAGTAAAAAAGATGGGGCAAAACTCTTCTTAGAGGTGTCCCATGAAAGGACAATAGGCAATGGGAACAAATGAGATATAGGAAATACTGCTGAAAcatgacaattatttttttaagtgcaagggtggtcaaacactggaacaggttgcctagaggGCTTGTGGAGTCTCTATCcatggagatattcaaaacctgaCTAGGCACATCATTGTACAAGCTGCCCTGGCTGATGCTACTCTGAGCAGtgggattggactagatgatgtCCTGAGGATCCTTTCAGCTCCATCTGTTCCATGGTCTGTGACTCTGTGCCCTCATCCCAGAGTGTTGGTGGTATCAGACGTGTGGTGGATGTGTTTGCAGTGCAGGAGAATCATATTCAAGACTGTTCTGAGTCACTTGAATCAGTGCTACAGCCAGATGAAGGGATGAAGGTGCTCTCAGTTTGATATTTCGTTCTTCAATCCACTACTTATGCAACAAGTTTATAAAGGAGGTGTGCTCTGAAGTGAATGGTTTGCTTCCATCAGTATTTTTTACATTGAAAATTGATTTCCTCGAAGTATGGGTGCTAATACAAAATATACAGGTGTccacaggaaataaaaacaccTCCTTAGATGGATGTGTATGGTTCTCAACTacacaaagaaaaccacaaaggcttaaaaagaaattacaaaggAGCTTCTAAAATATGGTCTGAAGCTATAATTGAAAGGACACCCACAGGAATCTACATACAGCAGTGGATGGCAAAGAAGTAACAAGATTTTATGCACAGTTTTCAAAATCTTCAACCTTTGaactaaattcttttttttttgagggggctggggagaggggtgTCCTCCACCTGCTCTTGAATATTTCTAATTACTGTCAGTTTTGTtccattttatataaatgtaatgAAGCAActtcatttaacaaaaaaacccaaattgaacaaaataaaacaacaggTTCCAACTCTGCGAAAAATCACTACCAAAAGATCTGTGGATCCGTCTGAATTCCCTACTTTTACTACAGGGGCCTAGCTAGTATTTTCTGAagttcaaaatacaaaaaactcCATTTTGCTGCTTGTCTGCACGATTTTCCTTCAAGAATATTTTCCCTTATAGCACCATAGagagaaagggaatgaaaaaaaatcctcagaaatGAGTTACACTCCTTAAAAAGTGTAACAAATAATATCTTCAAAGAAACACATAGCCTGTGTTTctgtatctatatatatctgCATCTATAAAGTGCAGATGTTATAATAAAAATTCCCAATTTTCATGTTTACAGCCTCTAAAAAACTTCCccctttaattatttttatgttgactttctgtttctttgcagaTCTTACAGGTGAACAAGGTGATGTCCATCTTGTTTTATGTGATATTTCTCGCTTATCTTCGTGGCATCCAGTCTACCAACATGGATCAAAGGAGTTTGCCAGAAGATTCGATAAATTCCCTTATTATCAAACTCATCCAggcagacattttaaaaaacaagctttCCAAGCAGATGGTAGATATTAAGGAAAACTATCAAAACACGGTGCAGAAAGCAGACACTCAGCGAGACGTGGACggagaggaaaatgtgaaatCAGACTTCCAGCCAGTTATCTCAGTGGATACAGATCTCTTGAGGCAGCAGAGACGCTACAACTCTCCCCGAGTCCTCTTGAGTGACAACACGCCGCTGGAGCCGCCGCCGCTGTACCTCATGGAGGATTATATTGGGAATTCCGTGGTGAACAGAACCTCCCGGCGGAAGAGGTACGCGGAGCACAAGGGCCACCGAGGGGAATATTCCGTTTGTGACAGTGAAAGTTTGTGGGTCACGGACAAATCCTCTGCCATCGACATCAGAGGACACCAGGTAACTGTTCTGGGAGAAATTAAAACGGGCAACTCTCCAGTTAAGCAATACTTTTATGAAACGAGGTGTAAAGAAGCCAAGCCCGTGAAAAACGGCTGCCGTGGCATCGATGACAAGCACTGGAATTCCCAATGCAAGACATCCCAAACTTATGTTAGAGCACTGacttcagaaaacaacaaactgGTAGGCTGGAGATGGATAAGGATAGACACCTCCTGCGTGTGCGCATTGTCGAGGAAAATAGGAAGAACATAAATCTGCATCTCTTTGCTATataaattattactttaaatTATATGATATGCATGTAGcatataaatgtttatattgttttatatatattataagtTGACCTTATTTATTAAACTTCAGCAAATCTACAGTATATAAGCTTTCTCTCTCAATAAACAAGAGCAAAGGGTGTGTGCCTCTGCTGTGGGCAACTCCAGGTTTTTTTTAGACTATGTTTGTGACACTGCTTGTCGGCAGCATACCGTAACCTTCCTGTAAAATCTGtgtaaaatcagtatttttcattcagTATTGTCAAACCAGTGACTGTCATTTAGTAAACTTGTTAAAAATCAGATCAATGCCAAGAGTTGTGTACATATTTATATTCCCTGCTCTATACATTCACATTTAATTGGATGCAATGTTGACTCCTCACTGCCAAAACAAACATGGACCAAAGTGCTGTAGCCTGCAGATGATGTCAAATTTACAGACATCAGGTAGCCCTAAAATAAAGTTTCTGTGTATTATGCCAGTTTTGCCAGTGAAATTaccatttttcctctgttaGCATTTCAGGATGGCTGCTAATAATCCAGCAACTTCCGTTTATGTTTCTAAAGCACATTTGTTTTGCAACTGTTTCTAATGCTGCCAGGGCATCattgaaaaaatatgaaaaaatataaaatatttgtagctGAAACTTACTGAAGCCAAGGACCAATCTAAACGGATCATTAATATAATACATGAAAGACGGTTTATTGTGATCAACCTCCTTCTCCTCACATGAATCATTATCTTCTGCTTGCATTACTGGATCATTTCTCTCTGTCAgagtttttaaattagaaacaaaGCTGGTGGTGTCTCAACCTGAAAAGAGCCCTTGGCTTGGAAAttgtagaaaagaaagataCGATATCCTGGCATGGATATCAAAGCCACACACCCATAAAAAGCCATTCTTCTCAACAatccatttctcatttttcacagGGCGAAAAATGTTTAGAACTGCTGGAGAAAGCTGGTACCTTTCACAGGAACTTGAAATGGATGGTGACTAAGATCCACAGAGTCTGTAGTGATAATGAAGTTCCTCAATTAAACAGATTTGTTGCTTAGGACAGACAAATGTACTTGCAAATATATACCTCAAACTCTTCTTTGGATTGTCATGTAGCTCCACTGGGGACAGGAATAATGACACTACTTGAAGAGAAGGTCTATTACACGTTAGCTGTGTAATGCCCTGGATGGGATCCCACTCCCATAAAATAAAGGAGAGTCCATGGCTATCAACAGAATTAAGACTGGACTGCATGTTTTCTGTGTCCAGATAGATCTAAcacccaggcagggctggagaacACCAGCCACTCAAACAGCTTTACAGCTGTAGTGTCTGAAGGTTTTCCACTCTGGCTTTCACTCCGTGTGAATCACAAGTGAAAACGAGATCAGAGCACTCAAACCCGAGGTTTCAGGATTCTTTTGTTCGTACAGCTTTCACTCCTGGAAAACCAGCTTCAAACCTGCAGCAGGCCGTGACAGGCAGCAAATTGTGTGGTCTCCCCTAATCCCTTACAGAGAGCGTTACACACCATAAAACCACCGGAGAAACAGACAGGTTGCCCATGAGGCCTAGCACTGGAATAGTTGTGTCTCTGGAAACCAGGCTGGAGTGTGTAGGTTGTGTTTCTGCAGGGGAGGCCATAAGCAAGGTTTCTGAGAACCATCTCAATTCTCAACGTGAGGCCAGGGTATTTACCTCCCAGGAAGTGTCATCACCTTGCAGTACTAAATCCTTACTTTGCTTCAAGCAATAAGAACTTCAGAGGTTCCATACCAAGGCAATCGTCAAAATGAGAGGATGCAATATAACAGAGAACTCAGTATCTGATAGATCTGACTAGaatatttccagttttctcATTCCCTggcaaacattaaaaaaaaaaaaaatcccccacagAGCTTTTGCTAGTTTTACTAGTAGGAAAGCTTAAATTTCAACTAAAATTTTTTAGCTTGGGGgtaaaagcatatttttcagaGTCTTGCCCcgctggattttttttgcaagttAAAAGCTTAATTTTGCACCCTGAATTCCCAAATAAAGATCATTTGCAGATGCTGGGAGTAATTGAGAGCTGATATTGTCATAGATCATTAAGTTTAGAAATCTTGTTTCACCATGCCAGACAGGTCTATCTCCATGTGAGAAGAGGAGGTAAGAAGACTAACTTAGTTTGGTTAAATCCTATTAATCACAAACTACCTTGTTGCTGCAGGGAGGATGCCACTTTTATTTACATCACTGTAAATCCAGAGAAACTCTCTTGAAGACAGTGGAGAAAATGTAGCTTTATAGCGATGTAAACAACATCAGAGTTGATCCTAATACCGTAGTTTCTTCTCAGTGAAAATCAAGGGAGGTTCGTTCTTTAAAGGTTCAGAGAAAACCAGTTGTCGTTTTCCACTGTAGATCCAGTAAGAGGAACTGGTCTTTGACTCTTAACTCTAACACAAGCAGTCATCAAAAATGTCTCAGAGTAAATACTCCTGTCATCTGAAACAcatgaaatgagaaagaagCGTGGTGTGTAAGGTTGTTAGGTCAGCCGCCTCTTTCCCACCCCAGGAAAACAATGAACGGAAGTGTTACCCTCTGGATCTGATCCAGCTTCCACTAAagtccatggaaaaaaaaatctcaccttCTCCAGTGGAAGCTGGATCAGGCCTCAGGTGAAGAAAAACCTGCAGATCTTGACCAGAGAGTGGAGCAATCACACACATCAGTAACGTGTTCCTGTAAATCCTGTGTAGGCATAAGATGCTGTATAATTTTGTAACGAGTTTGTAAACAAAGCCTGTAATAAATTTGTTAAGGTCTAATTCTGCTTTCACTGTAGCTGGGGATGGTTTTATTGTCAACTTTGGTCGTGGCACACTGAATTCAAAATTCCTATCCAACTATTTGTTTGGATGTGTTAAgtaaataagcaaaatattCAGCTCGCAACGCTTGTTTAATTTAACCATTCTAAAAATCACTTCCAATAGGCAGCTCAGATGCTCTGTCAATATTGTTTTGCCAATGGATCTTataaacacacattttatttagattttctCCCAGATGACCAAATGCTATTCTGAAATTGCCTGTCTGTGTCAAATAgtattttctctggtttttttccccctagtttTTTTACAGTCCATTTAGTAACAGCAAAAAATGCTCCACTGAGGTTTTGGGAAACcatctgcatttattttatcaCCTTTGAACATGTGTTCAGGAATGAAGTCTGTGCAGCGAGTTTACTGCTACCAAGAGATTTGTGCGGCTGCACCAGGAAGAAACTTTGACTGGACTTTACAGAGTGTGTGCTCAAAACCACTCTCCTCATACTCTGTTATTTCCATCCTTTAGCAACCCGAGTCCTTCTCTCCGCTGTACATTGTGTATCTGCAGACAATACCAAACAGGAAATGAGCCTGATTGGgagtttcaaaattaaaaatttgatgATAATGACCTGCTATTTCTGACctttcagcaaagcaaaagcGCAGAAACATTCATTTCCTTTAATAGAAACATTGTGGCAAAAATCAATGGGATTCTGTGTTCTCCACGCTTGGTAAGCGTGTGTAATTCATCATGCatgtggggcagggggaggaggaagaggaggaggaggaggatagGATGATAAGCACTACAGcttgtgagaaataaaaagctgttctCTGGCTTGGAGCATTTTAAAGTGTGGAGAGGTTGttctctgaaatgctttgtCTGTATTTTGTTACAGCAGATGGTAGAATGACGAAGCAAGCACAGATGTGGtgtaaaaaaaccaagcaaTACAAGGATAACAAAAAACTTTCCCGGGAAAGTTGTCCATTTGCTACCACTGCAGGTCCATGCAGCTCTGTGCAGTTTATTGTAGAACTCAGTAATGACATTCCTAGTTTAATTATGTAACTAACCTCTGTTTCTTACTTCCATGAGCTggataactttttttcccttttttgttttattgttgttgttgttgttgttgttgttgttttgggttttgtttggttgggtttgtttgttaGGGTTggattgggggttttttgtttgttttgggggggttttgttgtggtttttttttgtaatctcTAATTGCCTTGGTACCTCTGGCGAACAGCATTCGTGCTTTGCATGAATGTTCCCAAATATagatttctcctttgttttagTGCTGACCTTtgaaggcagcagcacctgaaaGCCATACTTTCGCTATGGAACTGGCCTTTTGATGTCATGACCTCATGTTTCCGGACATTTTGATCACAGGGTCCTATTTTGGAGCTCTTACCCACACAATTGGATGAAACCATGACCAGGCTGCTCTAAATCATGGTTGAGAAGTGTCTGTGTAGACAACAGCAAGGAGCAAAGAGAGagtggggcagccctgggccaTCTTCACATCTGCCTTCACACACCTTTCATTTCTGAGCTGCAAGTTGCACAATCAAGGACTGGTGATCAAAGCTTTCTTTCTGCATGTCCCAGAGTTCAGATGCCCAGTagatcatagaatcgtagaatgctttgagttggaagggacccaaagATCACCTcgttccaactcccctgccacgggtagggacaccttccacttgaccaggttgctcagagccccatccaacctggccttggacactgccaggggtGGTCTTGGACAAAGGACAGTTTCTCAGTTCACATTTTTTGCCTGCCCAGGAACATGCCTTATGTGAATCTGGATAGATCTTCTGTAAAAGGATGCTGTGGTTGCAGCAGATCAATTGACCCTCTCTAAAACACAGCATGTTGTGACTCTAGCTGTGTtacagggaggagagagaatcACTGACAGAGCAGCTCCATTATTTGTACATTATGTTGAGACCATTTAACAGAAAACATCAGTGCGTCCAGAAGACGCTCCTAAGGAAGAAGGTAGGACGTTCCTTTCCtctaagcaaaaatatttcacactCATGGAGGGtgtgaaaaaaggaaagtaagtgcagaaaaaaatagggaGTCAAAACTGTTGGGTGGCAAACCTCTTGCAGAGATTtaggaaagcaaaggagaatTCAGCTGCTCAACAGTAACATCAGATGAAAGGCTCTTTCCTGCTATGATAAGGGTTAAATAAATACCATTAGATCATCTGAAACAgtaattcagaaggaaaatgaacctCTATTAATTGGGGTTAATCTCGCTGTGTTGATGAGGAATTAACCACGCTCACTGAGCACAAATGATGAAGCCTTGCTCTCACTTATCCTCTGCAGTCCCCATTGTCAGCACTTGGGATGATGAGGCTCTTAAGTGAGGGCAGAATTTGACTCAGAAGGTATTAAATCCAAATTGAATGCATAAGGGTGAGCCTAAATTGAAAGCATTATCTACCACACAACACAAGCCAAGGTTTTTTAACATCAGTGTCATAAAAATTGTTCATTACTTTGTCCAGTTCCAGAgatttagcttttaaaaaaagttttgaacTGTCTGGTATGACCAATACACACATATTTAGCAGcaatttacaaaagaaaaaaatcctgtaaatgGAAGTATGCAGTAAAACATTGTCTAGCACTGTAAATAACCTCTGTTGATTCTTATTTATGTTCTCAGTGTCtgagaaaggaattttaatacgaatcctggttttgttttacacaCCATATTTTGTACAATAACCACCTCAACTTACTGCTCATAGATGTTTGTGGTGTGCAGTCTTTGTGGATAATGAAGCAGAAACGTGGCTCTAAAGCTGCTGGGCAATGTAGAAGTTTCAAGTCCCACATTTGTACAGTAGACAGTGAAACCAAATGTGTGAAAGTGACAGAATTGGTTTCTCAGGCTCTGagattaaatatgttttaaaatatcgAATGACAGCTTTTGTCAAGTTATTACAAATAGCCCTAGTCAGATTTGTGTGTGACACAGCCCACTGGTCATATGGAGGATCgttttttaatcttcattatTGCACAAATCTACTAAATGTGATTCTCATTAAGTTCAGAAAACAGATATTTGCTCATTTCCAcactgctggcagagcatgCAGAATAACCCCAATAGATGAGCCAAAgaacagggcagagcaggatcTCTGGACTTATATCCTAAGGTAAAAGCTACcaggaaggaaatatttctgtttggcAGAGAGTGAGAGCTCAGCTGCCGCAGTCCCAGTGTCTGTGCCATATCACAAGGATAGTCAAGTCTTGAGGGAGTAGGATCTGATCAGCTGGAGAGCTGAAGGGTAGAAAGAGTGGGATGGGGGGCAATAACTATTACCCTGCTTCCTTGAAAATTAGATCCTTCAAACACATAAAACACAGCTGTCAGGATCCTCCTGACCTCAGGATCTGACTCAGAGGCACAAATTCCCTGGGTCAATAATCTTGGCCGTCTTGGATTCCTGAGACTTGGCATCGGGACATGGTACTTGTCCTAGGCGGGggtaaaggtgaaaaaaaaaccccttctccCACAATAATCAGATAACAGCAATTATGGAAAAGGGAGTTCTCATGGGAACAGTTTTGTCTCAAACTCTCatggttttttcttgttttgttttggtttcttttttccacagaaatggAAGATATGGCTTTCTGAGAAAGGCCTGCTGCATGTAGTTTTCTCAGAGTGATACgagggagctggagagcagaactttgacagaaagaggaaaattctCATTAGTAGAGTTATTTAATGATCTATTTTCTCTTTAGGCTTCCTCTTACAGTGGTGGTGGTTCACTACAAGATTGTGTGGTGAAGTCTTCTGATGCAGATCTTGCTGAGGGGAGGATTTGCATGGAGTGGAAAccaaaagcacagcagcaccatGATGGATTGACGAGAGGGGCTTTTTCTAAATTCCAGGGAGACTTGAGGGTGTCAATTCCATTCTCTCAGAGGCTGATCCCAGACAGGTCCTTCACCTCCTTCCATGGGATCTCTAAGAGAAGGATCCATACTGCCATTTCACACATCAAGTTTAGGAAATATcaaggcagtgctgcagcctaGACCTGGCTCACACAAAGTGAAAGACTAAAGAGGAAGGCAAAAgtgggtgggatttttttagcAATATTTACTCTTGAACAGTTTAACTTGCATCTAAgatgtacagaaaaaaaacaatgtgAATAGTGGGAAGTGTTTAAGTCACACATACAACTAATAATACCTTTATTCCGATCTCACGCAGGTTTAATGtctgacttcagtgggatttGTCCCAGTTTTTACTGATGCAATAAAGCTTGGGATTACATCTGTGACATTTTAGAGCAGGTGGTCAGCTCTGTACTAGTTCAGACTCTCAATTTCTATATACCACATGACTGCTGCCTGTATAGCTACGTGATGAATGCCAATGGAATTATTTAATCTGACAGATTATAGGGGCCTACACTTCTATCCTTTCAACTACATCTGCCCTGCAAGGAGGGATAGTGTTGTCAGATCTGAGACTGATTCAGTGCAGCTCCCCAGGCAAACCCCAGGGGCTTTCCATGTCACCCCCTGAATAGTCTCCCCTGAGAACCACGACGCAGAGCATTCAAAATTAACTCTGACTCTTGCTTCAGACGGAACTTCAATGGCCTTGTTTTGCTTGCAGAAATGGTAAGAACTCAAAATTAGATTTGCAGGTCCTGACATTCAgaattaaattctgaaattcCTAGCTATTGTCAACAAAGGAAACGCTGGGAAATTAAGATAGCATATACACACTACAAGCTCAGTGAAGATGCTCTTGTTCGGAAACACAACTGCTCTAGACAACAGCGGACAAAGATCCCAGTCCTACTGAACAGAGCTGCCTACCTCAGCTTCTTTTTCATTCACCACAGACTtcatgttttgtctttttcaagcatttttctGTAGGTAAATATGTAGTATAATTAGCATGATAACTTTTACAACATGAGAAACATCCCAGAactaaaatctgaaataaactTAAATGATTAATTATGGGTAAGCATCACATCCTGAATTTTGTAGCCTTTACCAGCCTTTAGCACTTACTTGGTCTGCAAACTAGAGTGTACAGCTTGAATTTGTGGGCTTGGAAAAATTTCAttgagatttttctcttcatctgcTTCTCCATAATATCTTCATAAATACCAAAAATTTTACGATCCCCAAACATAATCTAAAGTGTCTGCTTCTGTCAGGCCTGAGGTTGTCCATTATTGCATGAAGTGT includes:
- the NTF3 gene encoding neurotrophin-3, translating into MVTPTTILQVNKVMSILFYVIFLAYLRGIQSTNMDQRSLPEDSINSLIIKLIQADILKNKLSKQMVDIKENYQNTVQKADTQRDVDGEENVKSDFQPVISVDTDLLRQQRRYNSPRVLLSDNTPLEPPPLYLMEDYIGNSVVNRTSRRKRYAEHKGHRGEYSVCDSESLWVTDKSSAIDIRGHQVTVLGEIKTGNSPVKQYFYETRCKEAKPVKNGCRGIDDKHWNSQCKTSQTYVRALTSENNKLVGWRWIRIDTSCVCALSRKIGRT